The following is a genomic window from Adhaeribacter radiodurans.
CACGCGTCTGCCACCACCACCTGCCTGTTCGCAAACTATAAGGTCCCCGTTGGCATCGAATGCAAGCCCATTTGCCATTCCACTTGGAGAACGAAAGGCTTTATAAGCTCTGGTTTGCGGGTTCAACGTCCAGATGATGCCTGTTCTTGTTTGCTCACTAAAGTCGGAGAAGTAAAGAAGACCATCCGGGGACATCACAGGTCCTTCCAGAAAATCCTCGCCGTTTGAAAAGATCTCCTGAACCTTTGCCTCTGCTGGAAAAATGTTAACGCCACCGGTTTTTTGGCTGCCTAAGCTTTTTTGCACACTTCTTTTTTGTGGGGCCGCATAGGAAATAGTAGCAAACGAGTAGTCTCCTGTAATGTTGTTAAAGGTCACTTTATAGGTGCCAGCAAGGGAAATGGGAACGTTTGCTCCGCCTGGAATAGCGATACCCAAAGGAAAAGGGCTATTGCCCCAGTTCACATCCCAACTGTTGTTTGCTATGAATTTTACTTCCCCCTCCGACAATGGCAACGTTACCTGCCATTGATGCGGATTGTTCCCTGCGGCTGGTTTCATCGGAATGGAAGCATCCCATCCTTTTGAAGTAGAAGAACCAATTATTCCAATTGTGGTATATGTCGTCTGTGCTTTCGCAAAAAAGACAGACCACAAGGCAAAAAAAAGTAAAGTTGACTTCAGTGAAGCAATTCTCATCTAAGCAGAGGTTTCAATAAAGTTAGCGTTAAAAGAATAACAAGGCGTATGCCGCCCAACGGATTTGCTATGGCACGTTTTGAGGGGCTATAATTTTTGTTAGCTGTTGTATTTATAACTACAGTGATGCTGCTACTTTTTTCATCCACTCTTTCCCGAATATCCGTAGTTCAAGGATTTGCCTCAACTTCGCACTTCCATCTAAGTACCAATACTCACTGTATAAATCAATCCATAACCCGTTCTGGTAGTTAAGGTCATAAACGTAAATACTGTTTTTGTCTAAATCGATTAATTCTTGAAATTTCAACAGAACAAGATCTGCTTTAACTTTCATTACAGCAATGTCAGCCCATTGGGGAAGAGTTAGAAAATTCCTGCCTTCTAATTCATTTGCTAATACTTGCAGCTTATCAAGCAGGTCTTGGGCTCTCTCCTGAGGAAAGCTGATGTTTAAATAATTGAAATCAAAGTCAGAACAGTTAACAGAAATATTATAATTGTCAATTTCTTCAAGCGTTAGAACTTCATTCTCAAGAATTTCTCTGTCAGCTATTATAGATAAATAATTTATTAAGCTAGGAAGCCTATGCTTACGGTCTTCCTGTCGCCTTAAAAGTTTTATCCTTTCTTTTCTTTCTTCTTTATCGTCCATTTCAATATATAGCAGCTAACGTTCTTGGCTATGCGGCTGCGTAGCTGCCGTATAGGTTTTGTTGTGGTGTCGTTATTTTTCTTTTTTAGCTATTTCCGTTTCAGAATCCTCAAAGTAAAGAATGAATATTAAGTGATTTTCAAGATTTATACCTTCTTCCGATTTCGCTCTCAAGAACTTAAAACTCTCGATTCCTTCTTCTATTAATTTCTGATTATTAGGTGTTTCTTTAAACTGCTCCAGACATTCCGTTTTGGTTCTATTACAATAGCTTGTACAATCTTCATTTGCTTTTCTTTCATTGGTGTCATACTTTCGCCAGTACAGTTCACACGTTCCATCAGGAAACTTAAATTGAACCTGTCCACCTATTATTGCAAGTCCAGCTTTAACAGCGTAGTCTACAACTTCTTTAAAATCTTCTCTTTTCCAGCCATATTCTTGACCGCTTAGAGTTGACTTAAGCAGAATTTCGGAAGGTAGATATTTTTGTTCTTCTGTCATTTTAATGTACCACAACGTAATAGGCTAAACGGCGGCGGAGGCCGTCGGCCGAGATGACGTTTAGCTGTTGTTGGCAGTAGTTTTTCTATTTTAAAATTATTTCTATTATCAATGAGAGAAGCCAAGGAAACAGCAAAAGAATAAATGAATAACTGTGTTCAGCAAAGCTTCCATTCACCATGTCCCAGCGTTGAATGAATTTGAAAGGTCTTCCAAAATGAGATACCGATACTTGAACAAGTAACAAATCTATAATTATGAAAGCCAATGGAAGTGTAGCAAATCCAA
Proteins encoded in this region:
- a CDS encoding SMP-30/gluconolactonase/LRE family protein, which encodes MRIASLKSTLLFFALWSVFFAKAQTTYTTIGIIGSSTSKGWDASIPMKPAAGNNPHQWQVTLPLSEGEVKFIANNSWDVNWGNSPFPLGIAIPGGANVPISLAGTYKVTFNNITGDYSFATISYAAPQKRSVQKSLGSQKTGGVNIFPAEAKVQEIFSNGEDFLEGPVMSPDGLLYFSDFSEQTRTGIIWTLNPQTRAYKAFRSPSGMANGLAFDANGDLIVCEQAGGGGRRVTKTNMKTGITRIIAGQYRNKPFNSPNDLSIDAEGRIYFTDPSYVVNDPVEQNLMGVYRIDNDSSVHLVAANVNKPNGIAVSPDQKTLYVVNCDYPGNGNRWFLPEEKAVVKPNGEGSILAFELKEDGSLQAPSKLIEFGNSIAPDGMTVDADGNLYIAVGSRVVVYDPNGTKLSEIKCPQATNLCFGRSKFSKTLFIAGGKSIFMVETNKEGFASSGNK